The genomic window CGAGACCGTGTTCTCCGGGGCCGTGCCGGCCGCACCGCGGTGGCCGATCAGCAGCGGCGCTGAGGCGGACACGGACTGCTCGGGTTCCGGGGCCGGTGCGGCGGCCGCTTCGGGTGCGGCTGCGGGCGCGAGCACGGCGAGGGACAGAGCGGCGGCGGTTCCCGCGCGGCGCAGGGAGTGGGTGGAGCGAGGCGTCATGGTGGGCCTTTCACAGCGGGGGCAGTGCGGACGTCCGGGGTGTCCGTGGGCGTCCGCGGACGCGTGCCACGGTGCTACCGCCACGTAACATCGGGCGGTCCTGGACGTGACGGGAACATGAAAACCGCACGTGGCGGTGCGCCTCGAGCACGGTGGCGAGGGCATCCGGGCATGGTGGGGCCTGAGCGGCACGACGAGGGATGAGATCGGTGCGGCCTTTCGACAACGGTGCTGAGGGGTGCCGGGGCGGGTCCGTGAGCCGGCCTACCCCAGGGGGTCGCCCTTCGTGCGGTCCAGGGCCACGCGCACCAGGGCCGAGGTCAGCACGGGCAGCTGCTCCGCGGCCACGAGCTCCGCCAGCGCGGCGGCGTCCTCCGGGAGCCCGAGGCGGCGTGCGCCCGCGAGTGCCTTCGTGTCCACGTGCGGTGCCATGACCGGCCACACGCCCTGCACCTCGCGCGCAAAGATGGACGCGCCCGCGGGTCCGATGCCGGGGAAGTCCTGGAGCCGTCGCAGGACGTCGCGCGGACCGTCCGCGGCGTCACGCAGGGCGCGCAGGTCCCCGCCCCAGGTGTCGAGCAGCAGGGCCGCGCCGTCGCCCAGCATGGTGGCAGTGCGCTCGTCGTAGCGCTTGTACCCGCCGCGCCCCAGGGCCTGCACGCGCTGGCGCCAGGACGACGCCTGCATCGCCTCGGGCGTGCGGTGCCCGGCGTCGAACAGGGCCCGTGCGGAGGCCACCGCCACGGGCGCGCCGATCCGCGCGGAGAGCAGGTTGGCCAGCACGAGCAGCTGGTACAGGGCGGCGGGTTCGTCCCTCAGCCGGATCCCGGCCTCCTGGGCGTAGGTCCGACCGTGCCGCTCGAGCAGCGCGTCCACGGTCTGCGCTCGGGTTCGGGCCACGGCGGCGTTCCTCTCGGTGCGGCTCGGCGGGTTCCGGTGCGTGGGTCTGCGGTTCGCGGGGCACGACGACGCCGCGCGGCTCACGCGGTCGTCTCGCCCCGGCGCGGGGACGCTCTCCAGCCTAGAACCGGGAAACCTCGGCGGTCGAACCGGGGGGTGACCGCCGGGCGGTGCCCCGCGCGCAGGGGAGCGGAGGCAGGATGGCGGCCGATCGGCGTCGTGCCGCGGGCCACTGGTCGCGACTTGCGTGCAGGGGATTCCGCTGGTGGCCAACTTCTAGTGGGGGACGTCACTCGTCAATAGACTGATGATCGACGCCGCCACCCGGGTTCGCGTGCGAACTGGCGGTCGGCGGCGGTCCCACCTCATGACAGGTCACGACGGAAGGCAGTGCCATGGCAGAGAGCAACGAGAACATCCAGAAAGTCCGCGACATCATCAAGGGCACGCGCATCGCCATGCTCACGCACGTGGACGAGGACGGCCGCCTGGTGTCCAAGCCCATGGCCACGCAGGACGTCGACTTCGACGGCACCGTGCGCTTCATCGCGGAGCGCGCCTCCGGGCAGGGCACGGCCATCCAGAAGAACCCGAACGTCAACGTGGCCTACGCGGGCAGCGGTGCGTGGGTGTCTCTGAGCGGCAGCGCGCGCATCGTCAATGACACCGACAAGCTGCGGGAGCTGTGGAGCTCCTTCACCGACTCCTGGCTCGAGGGCGGGCCCGAGAACCCCAACAACGTGCTCATCGAGATCGACGCCGACACCGCGGAGTACTGGGACAGCCCGGGCAGCAGCAAGGTCACCCAGGTGGCCAACCTCATCAAGGCGAAGGTCACGGGCAACACCGTGGAGGGTGAGAACGAGGTCGTGGACCTCTGATCCACATCCTGCGTCTCGGGCCGCGCTCGCACTCGGCGGGCGCGGCCCGTTGCCGTTGGCGCCGCCGCTCAGGCGTGGTCCGGGGGCTGCGGGGCAAGAAGATCGAGACCTTCTCGATCCCCTACTCGAGCATCAGCATGTGGTCCACCGAGAACGCGGGGACCCTGGACTTCAACGCGGAGATCGAACTGTGGACCCGCGCGGGAGTGGTGAAGATCAACGTGGGGCGCAACATCGACGTCCTGGCCCTGGACCAGCTGATCTCCCGCTCGGTCCTCGGCTGACCACCGGCAGCCCGGCGCGTCCCGGCGGGTGACGAGTCCACAGCGTGCCCCGTGCAGATGCGCGGGGCACACGGCGTTGTCCGGCTCCCGCGCCGAGGCGTGCTGATGCCTCCCGTTGATTAGCGGTGGGCAACTGGCGGCGTCGGTGTGCCTGCCGGCAGCCACACCCACCCTTCGCGGGCGACGACGGACACCAGCTCAGGTGGCGCGGGCTCGCAACTGCCGAGGTCCACCTCTCGTGCCACCAGGGCGGCGACGACGGCGTCCAGCACGTTATCGTCCGCCCGGCACATCGAATCGTGCCCCAACCACTCGAGCCACGGCAGGTGCGTCACCAGGCGCGTCACCAGGTTGTGACGGTGGGTCGCGTTCTTGCTCCCCTTGTAGCCACGGTGCGGGAGTCCCCAACGGGCCAGCGCGGCCGCCGGGTACACCTCGCATGCGCGCCCCGAACCATCCCGGGGGACGTCGATTCCGGCATCGAGAAGGCGGCTCTCTAGAGCGGCCCAGCGCAGCGCCGGATACGCAATCCGGTCCGTGGAGACGCTCAGGGGAATCAGGCCTGTGCGAGAGCGCACGTGGAGATCCGTGGTGCGCTGAGCCATGTTGCGGCGCCACGCCGGATCGGTCGAAGGCGGAGCGGTCACCTGCCCGGTGGCCTGGGCGCAGATGTAGTCCACGAACGGTGCGGGCCAGCCGAAGGGAACGTCAATTCCTGCTCGGTGCACGTCGCGGACCACGGCCAGCACGTCGGCATCCGTCGCACCGAGGTCCACCCGTTCCACCACCACCCGGCCGGGTTCCTCCCGGATCACGGCGATGCCCGTGCGCGCGGGGTCCGCCGCGAGGTCCACGCCTGCGTATCGGCGGCGCGTCCGCGTCTGCGCATCGGGCCCCACGCGCTGAGCAGATTCGTGGGAGGGGGGCGCGGGCTCACCAGTCATGGGGCCACCCTAGGCCGCGGGGCCTGAGCGGGTGCCTAC from Kocuria rhizophila DC2201 includes these protein-coding regions:
- a CDS encoding endonuclease; translated protein: MARTRAQTVDALLERHGRTYAQEAGIRLRDEPAALYQLLVLANLLSARIGAPVAVASARALFDAGHRTPEAMQASSWRQRVQALGRGGYKRYDERTATMLGDGAALLLDTWGGDLRALRDAADGPRDVLRRLQDFPGIGPAGASIFAREVQGVWPVMAPHVDTKALAGARRLGLPEDAAALAELVAAEQLPVLTSALVRVALDRTKGDPLG
- a CDS encoding pyridoxamine 5'-phosphate oxidase family protein, with protein sequence MAESNENIQKVRDIIKGTRIAMLTHVDEDGRLVSKPMATQDVDFDGTVRFIAERASGQGTAIQKNPNVNVAYAGSGAWVSLSGSARIVNDTDKLRELWSSFTDSWLEGGPENPNNVLIEIDADTAEYWDSPGSSKVTQVANLIKAKVTGNTVEGENEVVDL
- a CDS encoding PH domain-containing protein; this translates as MVRGLRGKKIETFSIPYSSISMWSTENAGTLDFNAEIELWTRAGVVKINVGRNIDVLALDQLISRSVLG
- a CDS encoding DUF429 domain-containing protein; this translates as MDLAADPARTGIAVIREEPGRVVVERVDLGATDADVLAVVRDVHRAGIDVPFGWPAPFVDYICAQATGQVTAPPSTDPAWRRNMAQRTTDLHVRSRTGLIPLSVSTDRIAYPALRWAALESRLLDAGIDVPRDGSGRACEVYPAAALARWGLPHRGYKGSKNATHRHNLVTRLVTHLPWLEWLGHDSMCRADDNVLDAVVAALVAREVDLGSCEPAPPELVSVVAREGWVWLPAGTPTPPVAHR